From a region of the Chlorocebus sabaeus isolate Y175 chromosome 23, mChlSab1.0.hap1, whole genome shotgun sequence genome:
- the FBXL21P gene encoding putative F-box/LRR-repeat protein 21, whose product MKRNSLSVENKIVQLSGAVKQPKLGSYSSLNQTHTHTVHLDWGSLPHHVVLRIFQYLPLLDRARASSVCRRWNEVFHIPDLWRKFEFELNQSATSYFKSTHPDLIQQIIKKHSAHLQYVSFKVDSSVESAEAACGILSQLVNCSIQTLGLISTAKPSFMNVSESHFVSALTVVFINSKSLSSIKIEDTQVDDPSLKILLANNSDTLRLLKMSSCPHVSSDGILCVADHCQGLRELALNYYILTDELLFALSSETHVNLEHLRIDVVSENPGQIKFHAIKKHSWDALIKHSPRVNVVMYFFLCEEEFEMFFKEETPVTHLYFGCSVSKVVLGRITLNCPRLTELVVCANGLQPLDNELICVAEHCTNLTALGLSECEVSCSAFVEFVRLCGRRLTQLSIMEEVLIPDEDYSVDEIHTEVSKYLGRVWFPDVMPLW is encoded by the exons ATGAAGAGGAACAGTTTATCTGTTGAGAATAAAATTGTCCAGTTGTCAGGAGCAGTGAAACAGCCAAAACTTGGGTCCTACTCTTCTCTCAACCAGACTCATACACACACGGTTCATCTAGACTGGGGGAGTTTGCCTCACCATGTAGTATTACGAATTTTTCAGTATCTTCCTTTACTAGATCGGGCCCGTGCATCTTCTGTATGTAGGAGATGGAATGAAGTTTTTCATATTCCTGACCTTTGGAGAAAGTTTGAATTTGAACTGAACCAGTCAGCTACTTCATATTTTAAGTCCACTCATCCTGATCTCATTCAGCAGATCATTAAAAAGCATTCTGCCCATCTTCAATATGTCAGCTTTAAG GTTGACAGTAGTGTCGAGTCAGCAGAAGCTGCCTGTGGTATACTCTCTCAGCTGGTAAATTGTTCCATCCAGACCTTGGGCTTGATTTCAACAGCCAAGCCAAGTTTCATGAATGTATCAGAG TCTCATTTTGTGTCAGCACTTACAGTTGTTTTTATCAACTCAAAATCATTATCATCAATCAAAATTGAAGATACACAGGTGGATGATCCCTCATTGAAGATTCTCTTGGCCAATAATAGTGACACTCTAAGACTCCTAAAAATGAGTAGCTGTCCTCATGTTTCATCTGATG GAATTCTTTGTGTAGCTGATCATTGTCAAGGCCTTAGAGAACTGGCGTTGAATTATTACATCCTAACTGATGAACTTCTCTTTGCGCTCTCAAGCGAGACTCATGTTAACCTTGAACATCTTCGAATTGATGTTGTGAGTGAAAATCCTGGACAGATTAAATTTCATGCTATTAAAAAACACAGTTGGGATGCACTTATTAAACATTCCCCTAGAGTTAATGTTGTTATGTACTTCTTTCTATGTGAAGAGGAATTTGAGATGTTCTTCAAAGAAGAAACCCCTGTTACTCACCTTTATTTTGGTTGTTCAGTCAGCAAAGTGGTTTTAGGACGGATAACTCTCAACTGTCCTCGACTGACTGAGTTAGTGGTGTGTGCTAATGGTCTTCAGCCTCTTGATAATGAACTTATTTGTGTTGCTGAACACTGTACAAACCTAACAGCCTTGGGCCTCAGCGAATGTGAAGTCAGCTGCAGTGCCTTCGTCGAGTTTGTAAGACTGTGTGGGAGAAGGCTAACACAGCTCTCTATAATGGAGGAAGTTTTGATCCCTGATGAGGATTATAGCGTAGATGAAATTCACACTGAAGTCTCCAAATACCTGGGAAGAGTATGGTTCCCTGATGTGATGCCTCTCTGGTAA